AGCAGTTATTACTAATATTTATGAAGCTCATATTGATTATCATGGCTCAAGAGAGGAATACGTTAAAGCTAAATGGCGCATTCAAAAAAATATGACAGAGAATAATACATTAATTTTAAATGCTGATTTACCTGAAATCGTTAAATTATCCAAACAATCTAAGGCAACCGTGATTTATTTTTCAGTATCTAGAAAAGTTAATGGAGCTTATTTGGAAAAAGATTGGTTAATGTATCAAGGTGAAAAAATTATAGAATTAAATGAATTAGGTGTTCCAGGTTCGCATAATGTTGAGAATGCTCTAGCAGCAATTTGTGTAGCAAAAGTTTCAAATATAGATAACGAGTCAATAAAAAAAAGTTTGTCACTCTTCTCAGGTGTTCCTCATAGAACAGAGTACATTGGGACATATAATGGAATCAAAATATACAATGATTCAAAAGCGACTAATATTTTAGCTGCTAAAAAGGCAATTAGTGGATTTGATAATGAAAAATTAGTATTAATTGCTGGAGGGCTTGATAGAGGAAACTCTTTTGATGGATTTATACCAGCTATTGAGCAACTAAAAGCTATTGTATTATTAGGCGAGACAAAAGATAAATTAAAAGAAGCAGCCAAAAAGGCGCAAGTATCAGAAATTATTTGTGTTGATAACATGAAAGAAGCAGTGAAAGAAGCCTTAAAAGTTGCACAGTCAGAGGATACGATTCTTTTGTCGCCGGCATGTGCTAGTTGGGATATGTATCCTAACTTTGAGACTCGTGGAGAAGAATTTGTAGCAGAAATAACTAAACAAGTAGGGAATTA
This genomic stretch from Vagococcus sp. CY52-2 harbors:
- the murD gene encoding UDP-N-acetylmuramoyl-L-alanine--D-glutamate ligase, translating into MKQSKRYANEKILVLGLARSGVAAAKLLHELGAFVTVNDAKKLEDNKEAQELLEAGITVITDSHPLDLLDEGFSLIVKNPGIPYTNPILEKAIKKEIPIITEVELAYQVSEAPFIGITGTNGKTTTTTMIKQIFDTYQPNKALLAGNIGFPASDVVLKATEDNVLVTELSSFQLMGIDEFTPEIAVITNIYEAHIDYHGSREEYVKAKWRIQKNMTENNTLILNADLPEIVKLSKQSKATVIYFSVSRKVNGAYLEKDWLMYQGEKIIELNELGVPGSHNVENALAAICVAKVSNIDNESIKKSLSLFSGVPHRTEYIGTYNGIKIYNDSKATNILAAKKAISGFDNEKLVLIAGGLDRGNSFDGFIPAIEQLKAIVLLGETKDKLKEAAKKAQVSEIICVDNMKEAVKEALKVAQSEDTILLSPACASWDMYPNFETRGEEFVAEITKQVGN